From the Solanum stenotomum isolate F172 chromosome 4, ASM1918654v1, whole genome shotgun sequence genome, one window contains:
- the LOC125862299 gene encoding uncharacterized protein LOC125862299 gives MLGCPNYQLLSLVLILLLLTVDPSSQSRVTQESRVKSAVFLSPAFVLEPGSVSNKFYYNIGFPKGHIAIKNFDAEVVDEAGNPVPLYETYLHHWVVIRYYHRKGVEVTKYHDDLGFHQSDFIVKRNSGICDGGLSQYFGLGSETRKTITYVPDPFGIEVGNPVEVPSGYEEKWLLNVHAIDTRGAEDRLGCTECRCDLYNVTKDEHDRVIEPDYIGGLRCCYDETRCRVKDGFQGSKRSLYLKYTVKYIDWDPSIVPVKIYILDITDTWKKPEKLTAAVARHHCQIEYLVESCSSAVANVDCTHTKKIIVTFPSGGDVIYGVAHQHTGGTGMALHGEDGRVICSSLPIYGEGKEPGNEAGYIVGMSTCYPRPGSIKISEGETVTLLSNYSNAQRHTGVMGLFYLLVAEPSPKPNSILHSTDETGEIVILQNAIGALTAVFGIALLVGAAVIYQRRNQRDQEGYESILM, from the exons ATGTTAGGCTGTCCAAATTACCAGTTGCTTTCACTTGTTTTGATCTTACTGTTATTAACAGTTGATCCAAGTTCACAATCTCGAGTAACACAAGAAAGCCGTGTGAAATCTGCTGTCTTTCTATCACCAGCATTTGTGCTGGAACCTGGATCTGTCTCTAACAAGTTTTACTACAACATTGGCTTCCCAAAAGGCCATATTGCTATCAAAAATTTCGATGCTGAAGTAGTTGATGAGGCAGGGAATCCTGTACCCCTTTACGAGACATATCTTCACCACTGGGTTGTTATAAGATATTATCATCGAAAAGGTGTGGAAGTAACAAAGTACCATGATGATTTGGGATTCCACCAATCAGATTTTATTGTCAAGAGAAACTCAGGGATATGTGATGGAGGCCTTTCTCAATATTTTGGCCTTGGGTCAGAGACGCGAAAAACAATCACCTATGTTCCAGATCCTTTTGGAATAGAAGTTGGTAATCCAGTCGAAGTACCTTCTGGATACGAGGAGAAATGGTTGCTCAATGTACATGCAATTGATACACGAGGTGCGGAAGATAGATTGGGATGTACTGAATGCAGGTGTGATCTTTATAATGTTACCAAGGACGAGCATGACCGAGTTATAGAGCCGGATTACATTGGAGGGTTGAGATGTTGTTACGATGAAACAAGATGCAGGGTGAAAGACGGATTCCAAGGATCAAAGAGAAGCCTGTACCTGAAGTACACAGTGAAGTATATTGATTGGGATCCCTCCATCGTGCCTGTAAAAATTTACATACTTGATATAACTGATACATGGAAAAAGCCAGAAAAATTGACTGCCGCTGTGGCAAGACATCACTGCCAG ATTGAATATTTAGTGGAGTCATGTTCATCAGCTGTTGCAAATGTCGATTGCACTCATACAAAGAAGATAATTGTAACTTTTCCTAGCGGCGGAGACGTTATCTATGGAGTTGCTCATCAACATACAGGAGGGACTGGTATGGCACTCCATGGAGAG GATGGACGTGTCATATGCTCATCTCTTCCAATCTATGGGGAAGGAAAGGAACCAGGAAATGAAGCTGGTTACATTGTCGGGATGTCTACTTGTTATCCTAGACCTGGCTCTATCAAGATCTCGGAAGGGGAGACTGTAACTTTACTATCAAACTATAGCAATGCCCAAAGGCATACAGGAGTGATGGGGTTGTTCTATCTCTTAGTTGCTGAACCATCACCGAAGCCTAATTCTATCCTACATTCCACAGATGAA ACAGGTGAGATTGTAATATTGCAGAATGCTATTGGAGCCTTGACAGCAGTGTTTGGAATTGCACTACTTGTTGGTGCTGCTGTTATTTATCAACGTCGGAATCAAAGGGATCAGGAAGGCTATGAGTCTATACTGATGTGA